In the Enterobacter cloacae subsp. cloacae ATCC 13047 genome, TGCCTGCGTAGCCACGCAGATCCCGCGGATAACCCTCTTCAAAAAGCCCCATTGCTACCCCCCCAAAAATTAAAATGGATTCAATGCCTGAAAATGTCCGCTTAACGGTTTGTTCTCCGGGAAGGCCAGATCCCCGTGCTTGCTGGTTGACAGCCCCAGCGCCACCAGCGATTCCACCATCTTCACCGCCGCACTGACGCCGTCGATCACCGGCACGCGCAGCTCGCGCGTCAGCTCCTGGGCGAGCGTTGCCATCCCGCCACAGCCCAGTACGATGGCACCGCAGCCATCCTCTTTCAGGGCCTGTATACAACGCGCGCGCACCTTCTCCTGCGCCAGGCCGCTGCCGTCTTCCAGCGCCAGCACCGGGAGATCAATCGCGTGCAGGGCCGCGCAGTGATCCTGAAAGCCATACTGCTGCAGCAGATGACGGGCGATAATCAGCGTGCGCGGCAGCGTGGTGACGATAGAAAAGCGCGTCGCCACCAGCGTGGCCATGTGCATGGCAGCTTCGGCAATGCCGACAACCGGCCCTTGCGCCAGCTCGCGCGCGGCCAGCAGCCCCGGATCGCCAAAGCAGGCAATCACGTGCCCTTCCACCCCCTGCTCTTGGCCTTTTTTGATTTGCTCAAGTACACCCACGGCGGCAATGGCTTCATCAAAATGGCCTTCGATTGAGGGCACACCCGCACTGGGGCAGACCGCGAGGATCTCCGTGCCCGGCGCAGCCACCGCGCGGGCGGCCGCGCCGATGGTTTCCGTCATCGCGAGGCTGGTATTGGGATTAATGACTTGTATACGGACAGACGACATTACGACTCCTTGTGGCTGGCGAACAGCCGGGCAAAATCGGGCAGGCATTCACCTGCCCGTTCGAAACAGAGGCTGGCGACGATATGTTCAAAATGGTGCATTAAGGCATCACTGAGGGGTTGCAGCGCTTTCTGACGCAGCAGCTCCACAAGCTGTTCGTGGTCATTGCAGCGACACCCCTGACGCCACGGCGCGCCCCAGGTGGCAATCACCAGCGAGGAGCGCTGGCTCAGGCGGGTCACCATCTCCGTCAGGACCTGATTGCCGGAGATGGCCTGCAGCTGAATATGGAAATTTGCGGAGTGGCGGATCGCCGCCGGGCCGTCGTAAGCCTCATGCGCCTGCTGCTCCTGACGGATGATTGACGCCAGCGCGGCCAGATGCGGCGGCTGACAGTGCGCCAGCACGTCCGGTAGATTGGCGACCTCCAGTAGCGCGCGGGTGCGAAAGATCTGCCGGGCCTCTTCGACCGTCGGGCTGGCAACGTGTGCACCACGTTTGGGCGTTAAGGTGACCATTTGCACAGCGGCGAGTCGCTGCAGCACCTTACGGATGCCCGTACGACTCACGCCAAAGACCTCCGCCAGCGCCTCTTCCGGCAATTTGCTTCCCGGCAGCAGCTGATGTTCGACAATCGCGGTCATCAGCGCCTGAAAGATGGATTCGTCTTTGTCTTGCAGGTCTGGCGCGGCGTGCAGACTGTTCACGTTGTTCATTAACCACTCCACTTTTTACTTTTCGCTATCGAATCGTATACATAAAAATAAAATATTGCATACAAGATTTATTATTTTGGCCTGGATCCTGCAACACCGTCTGCACTCCCACTCAACGGGTTTTCATTCACAGGAGCAGGTTTCATGCCAAACAGACAAAATACGCAACACGGTACGGCCGCTGATTCCGGTGCGGTATACAGCCCACGGCTTTGCAATGAAGATCTGGCACCGACGCGTGACCAGAACTGGAGCTGGTACAACATCTTTTCTTTCTGGATGTCCGACGTCCACAGCATGGGGGGATACGTGGTCGCCGCGAGCTTCTTTACGCTCGGGCTGGCAAGCTGGCAGGTGTTGCTCTGCCTGCTGGTGGGAATTTGCATTGTGCAGTTGTGTGCCAACCTGGTGGCGAAACCGAGCCAGATGGCGGGCGTGCCGTATGCGGTGATCAGCCGTCAGGCCTTTGGCGTGTTCGGGGCAAACATTCCGGCGGTGATCCGCGGGCTTATCGCCTTTGCCTGGTACGGCATTCAGACCTATCTGGCCGCTAACGCCCTGATGCTGGTGGCGCTGAAGTTCTGGCCGTCGCTCTCGTCGCTCACCACCGGCGCGTTTCTCGGGCTGTCGCACCTGGGCTGGGTCTGCTTTGCCATTATGTGGGTATTGCAGGCAATGGTCTTCTGGCACGGCATGAATGCCATCAAACGCTTTATCGATATCGCTGGCCCGGCGGTATATGTGGTGATGCTGGCGCTGGCAGGATGGATTGTATACAAGACCGGATTCGACGGGATCTCCTTTACCCTCGCCAGCAAATCCCTGAGCGCGGGCGAGCAGACCTGGCAGATGATCACCGCCACGGCGCTGGTGGTCTCCTACTTCTCAGGCCCGTTGCTCAACTTTGGTGATTTCTCCCGCTACGGCAAAAGCATGGGGGAAATCCGCCGCTGCAACCGCTGGGGCCTGCCGTTTAACTTCCTGCTGTTCTCCATCGTGACCGTGGTGATTGTCTCCGGTACCCAGTCGCTGTTTGGCCGCATGATCACCGACCCGATTGAAACCGTCAGCCGCGTGGGCAACGATCTGGCGGTGGCGATTGGTCTGTTGACCATGATCACCGCCACCATCGGGATTAACATCGTGGCCAACTTCGTCTCCCCGGCGTTTGATTTCTCTAACTGTTCCCCGCAGAAAATCAGCTTCCGCACCGGAGGAATGATTGCCGCCGTCGGCTCGATCCTGTTAACCCCGTGGAACCTGTTTAACTCCCCGGAGCTTATTCATTACACCCTGGATGTGCTGGGGGCGTTTATCGGTCCGCT is a window encoding:
- a CDS encoding GntR family transcriptional regulator — its product is MNNVNSLHAAPDLQDKDESIFQALMTAIVEHQLLPGSKLPEEALAEVFGVSRTGIRKVLQRLAAVQMVTLTPKRGAHVASPTVEEARQIFRTRALLEVANLPDVLAHCQPPHLAALASIIRQEQQAHEAYDGPAAIRHSANFHIQLQAISGNQVLTEMVTRLSQRSSLVIATWGAPWRQGCRCNDHEQLVELLRQKALQPLSDALMHHFEHIVASLCFERAGECLPDFARLFASHKES
- a CDS encoding NCS1 family nucleobase:cation symporter-1; this encodes MPNRQNTQHGTAADSGAVYSPRLCNEDLAPTRDQNWSWYNIFSFWMSDVHSMGGYVVAASFFTLGLASWQVLLCLLVGICIVQLCANLVAKPSQMAGVPYAVISRQAFGVFGANIPAVIRGLIAFAWYGIQTYLAANALMLVALKFWPSLSSLTTGAFLGLSHLGWVCFAIMWVLQAMVFWHGMNAIKRFIDIAGPAVYVVMLALAGWIVYKTGFDGISFTLASKSLSAGEQTWQMITATALVVSYFSGPLLNFGDFSRYGKSMGEIRRCNRWGLPFNFLLFSIVTVVIVSGTQSLFGRMITDPIETVSRVGNDLAVAIGLLTMITATIGINIVANFVSPAFDFSNCSPQKISFRTGGMIAAVGSILLTPWNLFNSPELIHYTLDVLGAFIGPLFGILIADFYLIKRGKVSVDDLFDDTPEGKYWYRNGFNPKAIGALIPSVAVGLVISFIPALHEVANFSWFIGVFLGGVTYRWLAREEREGASAAHFTSPEATQTIRQEP